Proteins encoded within one genomic window of Triticum aestivum cultivar Chinese Spring chromosome 2D, IWGSC CS RefSeq v2.1, whole genome shotgun sequence:
- the LOC123052880 gene encoding uncharacterized oxidoreductase At1g06690, chloroplastic: MALQVAGGPGCCGCLPLLGQRPTAAFRPPRAVASEGAAVEDGSKVMLGGSGVAVTKLGIGAWSWGDTTYWNDFQWDDRKLKDAKGAFDASVDSGITFFDTAEVYGAGVSGAINSESLLGRFIKERKEKEGVEVAIATKFAALPWRFGRGSVISALKGSLSRLGVSSVESYQLHWPGIWGNEGYLDGLADAYEQGLVKSVGVSNYSEKRLRDAHERLKKRGVPLASNQVNYSLIYRNPEENGVKAACDELGITLIAYSPIAQGALTGKYTPANPPTGPRGRIYTSDFLSKLQPLINKIREIGGSYDKTPTQVVLNWLICQGNVVPIPGAKNAEQAREFAGALGWLLTEQEVEELRSMAREVKPVMGFPVEKL; this comes from the exons ATGGCCCTGCAGGTCGCCGGCGGCCCGGGATGCTGCGGCTGCCTCCCGCTCCTCGGCCAGCGGCCAACAGCAGCGTTTCGCCCGCCCCGCGCGGTGGCGTCCGAGGGCGCGGCGGTGGAGGACGGCAGCAAGGTGATGCTGGGCGGGTCCGGCGTGGCGGTGACCAAGCTCGGCATCGGGGCCTGGTCCTGGGGCGACACCACCTACTGGAACGACTTCCAGTGGGACG ATAGGAAACTCAAGGATGCCAAAGGAGCATTTGATGCGAGCGTTGATAGTGGAATAACCTTCTTCGACACTGCGGAAGTATATGGTGCAGGG GTATCGGGAGCGATAAATTCAGAAAGCCTACTGGGAAG ATTTATcaaggaaaggaaagaaaaagaagggGTCGAGGTGGCCATTGCAACAAAGTTTGCAGCTCTTCCATGGAGGTTTGGCCGGGGAAGTGTTATTTCTGCACTAAAGGGCTCACTTTCCCGCCTTGGTGTCTCCTCGGTTGAGTCATACCAACTCCATTG GCCAGGGATATGGGGCAACGAAG GTTACCTTGACGGCCTTGCTGATGCTTATGAGCAAGGTCTTGTAAAATCCGTTGGAGTCTCAAACTACAGCG AGAAACGTCTGCGAGATGCTCACGAGCGCCTCAAGAAGAGGGGAGTTCCACTTGCTTCAAACCAAGTAAATTACAGTCTGATTTACAGGAACCCTGAGGAAAATGGGGTGAAGGCAGCTTGTGATGAGCTTGGTATTACTTTGATTGCATATTCCCCAATAGCCCAAG GTGCTTTGACAGGAAAATACACTCCAGCTAATCCACCAACTGGACCTCGTGGACGGATATACACTTCTGATTTCCTGTCCAAG CTCCAACCGCTTATTAACAAGATTAGGGAGATTGGAGGAAGCTATGACAAAACCCCAACTCAG GTGGTTCTGAACTGGCTTATTTGCCAGGGCAACGTGGTGCCGATCCCGGGGGCAAAGAACGCAGAGCAGGCCCGGGAGTTTGCCGGTGCGCTAGGGTGGCTCTTGACGGAGCAGGAGGTTGAGGAGCTGCGGTCCATGGCGCGCGAGGTGAAGCCCGTCATGGGTTTCCCGGTAGAGAAGCTGTAA